The proteins below are encoded in one region of Helianthus annuus cultivar XRQ/B chromosome 2, HanXRQr2.0-SUNRISE, whole genome shotgun sequence:
- the LOC110905424 gene encoding putative RING-H2 finger protein ATL21A: MENKHIRLLIFFSFFSLISISAANGHCQPASCGRIQIQSPFRIIDRQPSSCGSPGFDLYCNKQNQTLIRLPSSRSYTVNQINYNSHIIYIDQDFCKRNEINDLNVTGTPFVFPNLQTYTFYNCSRQNSSLVYPSVPFPCLSSRNHSVIAVRPEFFSHRRMPTRCKVIKMISVSVPINGDIRSDVELMWFDPCSESCENEGIPTSARYGLSLGIGVPVTIICIIGMIYCLTYKETDYSETHHQSIDVSPISVIPQPTSRTGLDGPTIESYPISMLGESCRLPNDDSACAICLSEYKTKELLRTIPKCNHYFHVDCIDEWLKLNVTCPVCRNTPESSSLVTSCSSTSTNHVESS; this comes from the exons ATGGAGAATAAACATATCCGACTACTAATCTTCTTCTCCTTCTTTTCACTCATATCCATCTCCGCTGCCAATGGCCATTGCCAGCCGGCCTCCTGCGGCCGCATCCAAATACAATCCCCCTTTCGTATCATCGACCGACAACCATCCAGCTGCGGGTCTCCAGGTTTCGACCTCTATTGcaacaaacaaaaccaaacactCATCCGACTTCCATCTTCACGTTCATACACCGTCAACCAAATCAACTACAActcacatatcatctacatagaCCAGGATTTCTGCAAGCGAAACGAAATCAATGATTTAAATGTAACCGGAACACCATTTGTTTTTCCTAACCTACAAACATACACATTTTACAACTGCTCAAGACAGAACTCCAGTTTGGTGTATCCCTCGGTGCCATTTCCTTGTCTTAGCAGCCGAAATCACTCGGTTATCGCGGTTCGACCAGAATTTTTTTCACATAGAAGAATGCCGACACGTTGTAAGGTTATAAAAATGATCTCGGTGTCAGTTCCGATTAATGGAGACATAAGATCTGACGTGGAGCTGATGTGGTTCGATCCGTGTTCTGAATCTTGTGAAAACGAAG GGATTCCCACAAGTGCTAGGTATGGATTAAGTTTAGGCATCGGTGTGCCAGTGACGATTATATGCATCATCGGGATGATATACTGCCTGACTTATAAAGAGACGGATTATAGTGAAACTCACCACCAGAGCATTGACGTTTCCCCTATTTCCGTGATCCCACAACCAACCTCCAGGACAGGGTTAGACGGGCCAACAATCGAGTCATACCCGATATCGATGCTTGGAGAGAGTTGTAGATTACCTAATGATGATAGTGCGTGTGCCATATGTCTTTCAGAATACAAAACTAAAGAGTTGCTAAGGACAATCCCAAAATGTAATCACTATTTTCATGTGGATTGTATAGACGAGTGGCTCAAATTGAATGTAACTTGTCCAGTGTGCAGGAATACGCCTGAAAGCTCGTCATTGGTTACATCGTGTTCTTCCACATCAACGAATCATGTTGAGTCATCATAG
- the LOC110895524 gene encoding uncharacterized protein LOC110895524 has product MARQAKQDRLPTRVEMRKRGMKLQDVLCPLCGDGSESSCHLFTACSFAMEVWARVASWCKLASIYAFEVRDLLLLPKDLKMRKQKTRTMHGIILTTLWNILIARNESIFQWKTNKVVDVVAKIKASSFF; this is encoded by the coding sequence ATGGCTAGGCAGGCGAAACAAGATAGGCTTCCAACTAGAGTGGAGATGAGGAAAAGAGGGATGAAACTTCAAGATGTGTTATGCCCGCTATGCGGCGATGGTTCGGAGTCGTCGTGTCATCTTTTCACGGCGTGTTCTTTTGCTATGGAAGTTTGGGCGCGGGTGGCTAGTTGGTGTAAATTGGCTTCCATTTATGCTTTCGAAGTAAGAGATCTTCTTTTGCTTCCGAAAGACTTGAAGATGAGAAAACAGAAGACGAGGACAATGCACGGGATTATCCTAACTACACTTTGGAATATATTGATTGCTAGAAACGAGTCGATTTTTCAATGGAAGACCAATAAAGTTGTGGATGTCGTGGCAAAGATAAAAGCGTCTTCATTCTTTTAG